The following proteins come from a genomic window of Venturia canescens isolate UGA chromosome 4, ASM1945775v1, whole genome shotgun sequence:
- the LOC122408858 gene encoding uncharacterized LOC122408858, with translation MNANKITELDGASMGYKTPQQSFQEALNFTSEVNEIDVDSKKEISLLELFRKFNDSVITYPVVVLLINTFSVLIIIFQRSLALIIKLIVLVLYVVLLGFTVFTFKNRN, from the coding sequence atgaatgcaaataaaattACGGAATTAGATGGAGCGTCCATGGGCTACAAAACACCACAGCAGTCCTTTCAAGAGGCATTAAATTTCACCAGCGAAGTCAACGAAATAGATGTTGAttctaaaaaagaaatatcatTGCTTGAACTATTCAGGAAGTTCAACGACTCGGTGATCACGTATCCCGTTGTTGTTCTGCTTATCAATACTTTTTCAGtattaattattatatttCAACGCAGTCTTGCCTTGATAATAAAATTGATCGTTCTCGTTCTATACGTCGTTTTATTGGGATTCACGGTGTTCACATTCAAGAATCGCAATTGA